The following proteins are co-located in the Dehalococcoides mccartyi 195 genome:
- the argF gene encoding ornithine carbamoyltransferase: MNTKDLLSISDLSPDDIGRLLSDAIELKARGWNSCLSGKTLALVFEKPSLRTRVSFELAMKQLGGEALYLSPAEVGLGKREPVADVARVLARFVDVIACRTFGHDTLVQLAKYADIPVINALSDLEHPCQALADILTIYEKKGELKGLNLAYIGDGNNCANSLLLACAMTGINCRLASPEGYLVDKAIFAKAKAYAEDSGAELYSGTDLKAALRGADVIYTDVWTSMGQEAETEKRLKDFAGFQVNAKLVSMADKDAIIMHPLPAHYGEEVDREILECPQSVIFDQAENRLHAQKAVLRDMLGGLEIGGRH; encoded by the coding sequence GTGAACACCAAGGACCTGCTGTCTATTTCAGACCTTTCCCCTGACGATATCGGGCGTCTGCTTTCAGATGCCATTGAACTTAAAGCCAGGGGCTGGAACAGCTGTCTTTCCGGTAAAACTCTGGCTCTGGTCTTTGAAAAACCCTCCCTGCGTACCCGGGTCAGCTTTGAGCTGGCCATGAAGCAGCTGGGCGGGGAAGCACTGTATCTTTCACCGGCTGAGGTAGGTTTGGGCAAACGCGAACCGGTGGCTGACGTGGCCAGAGTGCTAGCCCGTTTTGTAGACGTTATCGCCTGCCGCACCTTCGGGCATGATACCCTGGTACAGCTGGCAAAATATGCCGATATACCTGTTATAAACGCCCTTTCAGACTTGGAGCACCCCTGCCAGGCACTGGCGGATATCCTGACCATTTACGAGAAAAAGGGCGAACTCAAGGGGCTTAATCTGGCTTACATAGGTGATGGCAACAACTGTGCCAACAGCCTTTTGCTGGCCTGCGCCATGACGGGAATAAACTGCCGCTTGGCTTCACCCGAAGGCTATCTGGTAGACAAGGCCATATTTGCTAAGGCCAAAGCTTACGCAGAAGACAGCGGGGCTGAACTATACAGCGGGACAGACCTTAAGGCCGCCCTCCGCGGGGCTGACGTAATCTATACAGATGTCTGGACCAGTATGGGACAGGAAGCTGAAACTGAAAAACGCCTTAAGGATTTTGCGGGTTTTCAGGTGAATGCCAAGCTGGTTTCCATGGCTGATAAAGATGCCATCATTATGCACCCTCTGCCGGCTCATTACGGTGAAGAGGTTGACCGGGAAATACTGGAATGCCCTCAGTCTGTTATCTTTGACCAGGCCGAAAACCGGCTGCATGCCCAAAAGGCGGTACTAAGAGATATGCTGGGTGGACTGGAGATAGGCGGCAGGCACTAA
- the plsY gene encoding glycerol-3-phosphate 1-O-acyltransferase PlsY, giving the protein MLIAKLLLVVIVSYLLGSIPFGYLVSHRGSKIDIRSYGSGRTGATNVLRTMGRKAALLVAALDVVKGVSAVAFAGLVIGTEALTFGTNGMAILFAQVLAGLAAVAGHIWPVFLKFRGGRGVATFFGGMIALCPVAAIFGGEVLIIGAGLSGFASLGSITGVVGAYALLIPLTFISGFPTEYIVYAVLGSLLITIMHRDNIKRLLAGKERKLNEKSR; this is encoded by the coding sequence ATGTTAATTGCCAAGCTTCTGCTTGTTGTTATAGTAAGTTATCTCCTGGGTTCAATCCCCTTTGGGTATTTAGTCAGCCACCGCGGTTCCAAAATAGATATCCGCAGTTACGGCAGCGGACGCACCGGAGCTACCAATGTCCTGAGAACCATGGGCAGGAAAGCTGCTTTGCTGGTAGCCGCTTTAGACGTAGTCAAAGGAGTTTCAGCCGTGGCTTTTGCCGGGCTGGTCATAGGCACGGAAGCGCTTACTTTCGGGACTAACGGCATGGCTATTTTATTCGCCCAGGTGCTGGCCGGGCTGGCGGCTGTTGCCGGGCATATCTGGCCTGTGTTCCTTAAATTCCGCGGCGGCCGCGGTGTGGCTACCTTCTTCGGGGGCATGATTGCCCTGTGTCCGGTGGCGGCCATATTCGGCGGTGAAGTACTGATAATAGGTGCCGGGCTTTCCGGTTTTGCTTCGCTGGGCTCTATAACCGGGGTAGTGGGGGCATATGCCTTGCTGATACCCCTTACATTTATCAGCGGTTTCCCCACCGAGTATATAGTTTATGCAGTTTTAGGTTCGCTTCTAATTACCATCATGCACCGCGATAATATTAAACGGCTTTTAGCGGGTAAAGAACGCAAGCTCAACGAAAAATCCCGTTAA
- the der gene encoding ribosome biogenesis GTPase Der, translated as MNNTTPIIAIVGRQNVGKSTLLNRLAHKNLAITEDLPGTTRDRLFTTVSWLDRRLIMVDTGGLDPDLESIIGQQVNIQISLAIKEADLVLLVVDVKAGLITPDYEMADIIRRTGKPVILVANKADNLKMGQEAAEFYSLGFGEPSVISAFHGSGISDLMDRVLEELPDQPIATPEEDNSVKLALVGRTNVGKSTLLNTFMGQERSIVSNIPGTTRDAIDTPLNFNGTNVLLIDTAGIRRRGKVESGVEKYSVLRALKAVDRADIVLLVMDTEELVTAQDTHIAGYVRDTAKGIIIILNKWDLGKGQDKAEVTQTIQSRFKFLDYAPILFVSGKTGRGVDTIIPMALKVQEERNKRIPTAKVNSVVTEALSAHTPPHQGKTQLKIYYATQADTNPPSFVFFVNNPKLVHFSYERFIENRLRESFGFFGTPIRLTFKARGEKC; from the coding sequence ATGAATAATACTACCCCTATTATTGCCATTGTGGGGCGGCAGAACGTGGGTAAATCCACCCTGCTTAACCGCCTTGCCCATAAGAATCTGGCCATTACCGAAGACCTGCCCGGTACTACCCGTGACCGTTTGTTTACGACTGTAAGCTGGCTGGACCGCCGGCTGATTATGGTGGATACCGGCGGGCTTGACCCGGATCTTGAGAGCATTATCGGCCAGCAGGTAAATATCCAGATAAGTCTGGCCATAAAAGAAGCCGATCTGGTACTTTTGGTAGTAGACGTAAAAGCCGGGCTGATTACACCTGACTACGAAATGGCAGATATTATCCGCCGCACCGGTAAACCGGTAATACTGGTGGCCAATAAAGCCGACAACCTGAAAATGGGCCAGGAAGCCGCTGAATTTTACAGCCTGGGCTTTGGCGAACCTTCGGTTATCAGTGCCTTCCACGGCAGCGGCATTTCAGACCTGATGGACCGGGTGCTGGAAGAACTGCCTGACCAGCCCATTGCCACCCCAGAAGAGGACAATTCGGTTAAGCTGGCACTTGTGGGAAGAACCAATGTAGGTAAATCCACCCTGCTTAATACCTTTATGGGACAGGAACGCTCTATAGTAAGCAATATACCCGGTACTACCAGAGATGCTATTGACACACCTCTTAACTTTAATGGTACTAATGTGTTACTTATAGATACTGCAGGGATAAGACGGCGCGGTAAAGTTGAGAGCGGTGTTGAAAAATACAGCGTACTCAGAGCCTTAAAAGCTGTAGACCGGGCAGACATAGTACTGCTGGTTATGGATACTGAAGAGCTGGTGACCGCTCAGGACACCCACATTGCCGGATATGTCCGGGATACCGCCAAGGGTATTATAATTATCCTGAATAAATGGGATCTGGGTAAAGGCCAGGACAAAGCTGAAGTGACACAGACTATCCAGAGTAGATTTAAGTTTTTGGATTACGCTCCGATATTGTTTGTTTCAGGCAAAACCGGGCGTGGTGTTGATACTATTATCCCCATGGCGCTGAAAGTTCAGGAAGAGCGCAACAAACGTATTCCCACTGCCAAGGTAAACAGCGTGGTCACCGAAGCCCTCTCTGCCCATACCCCGCCCCATCAGGGCAAAACCCAGCTGAAAATCTATTACGCCACCCAGGCAGACACCAATCCGCCTTCATTTGTGTTTTTCGTCAATAACCCTAAACTGGTTCATTTTTCGTATGAACGCTTTATTGAAAACCGTCTCAGGGAGTCTTTCGGATTTTTCGGTACCCCAATCCGTTTAACTTTTAAAGCCCGAGGTGAAAAATGTTAA
- a CDS encoding rhodanese-like domain-containing protein: MPSKRNLIAVLALLLTFCGVLTGCDTGSAVDDANLPAVQNISVAEAKALIDRNAVSADFIILDVRTPSEYAQGHIPGAVNLDYYASFEASLSAFDKTKTYLVYCRTGNRSASAARLMLDNGFAAIYNMQGGINAWISGGLPLET; this comes from the coding sequence GTGCCATCAAAACGTAATCTGATTGCCGTATTGGCATTGTTACTCACATTTTGCGGGGTGTTGACAGGCTGTGATACTGGTTCCGCTGTTGATGATGCAAATCTGCCCGCTGTACAGAATATATCTGTTGCCGAAGCCAAAGCCCTTATAGACCGGAATGCGGTCTCTGCGGATTTTATTATTTTAGATGTGCGTACCCCGTCTGAGTATGCTCAGGGGCATATTCCGGGTGCGGTAAATCTGGATTATTACGCTTCCTTTGAAGCTTCTCTTTCGGCCTTTGATAAAACCAAGACTTACCTCGTTTACTGCCGTACAGGCAACCGTTCTGCTTCCGCTGCCCGGCTTATGCTGGATAACGGCTTTGCCGCTATATATAACATGCAGGGCGGAATAAACGCCTGGATATCCGGCGGACTGCCGCTGGAAACCTAG